The sequence TGAACTCATAGGCACCAGATAGTATGTCAAAAGATCCGGATGATAGCCTTCTTCTTGGATATATCTATGCAAAGAGTACTCTTTGTATTTGGGATCTTGTAATATCCTAGGAGATTCTTGGTTGAATCGATTTATATTTAAGAGCAAACGTAAAAAACGAAAATTGAATATATTCTTTCTTTGAGCAAATAGACCGTTCAATCCTGAGCCGCAGAATTCCAGATCGTCCGGAACATGCTGCACGCTGAAAGACATACTGGTCTTCTTTGTGGGTACGTTCAACTCTTCGAAAAAACGTTTTAAGTTGGGATAAGTAACATGGTTGAATACTATAAACCCAGTATCGATCGGGATCCTTTTATCTTCTTCCGGTACGAATACTGTGTTTGTATGACCTCCAACATAATCAGCCTTTTCAAAAACAGTAATATCGTAATTATCCATTAGAAAATAAGAACAGCCCATTCCGGCAATACCTGAACCTATAATGGCAAGTTTTTCTTTCCTTGGGTTAGAGATACGTTTAGCTTTTTTTTTGACGGGAGGATTCTTTTTCAAAAACTTCCTTCTTCCTTACTGTTTGTATCTTGTTCGAGAATCCTTCGAGAAAGGATCCAAAAGGTTTCTCTATAGACCTAGTTTTCACAGGAACGGTTTGGAAAAAATTTTCCAAAACTCGGCCATTAAAAGGTAAATAGGAGTTTTAGTAAAAACAAATTCGGTTCCGTCTATAGACGATTGTTTTTAAACCTAAAAAGAATATTACAAGTTCTTGTATTTGTTTAACTTACAAGCCGAACCCGTAAGCAAGAGCAAGGTATCTCAAGACCCTAAGAGAGAATACTACCAAGGCAAAGATCCAAAACTTTTGGCGGAAAAATCCAGAGAGCACTGTAATTGGATCTCCTACAAATGGGAGAAAAGAAAATCCCAAGGCCCAATATCCCCATCTGGACATTCTTTCCGCCCAGCCGGAATACGTTTTGGATTCGGAGATCCTTGCTTCTATTTTTTTTCCGAACCAGTACCCCAAAGAATAGTTGAATGCGCAGGCTGCACAATTCCCTATAGAAGCCCAAAACACTGCCTCTCCCGGAGAAAGTCCTGACCAGATCGCTCCCATAAGCGCTGCCTCGGAACTGAAAGGAAGTAAGGTAGCGGCCCCGAAAGAGATCAGAGTTAATCCAGGACCAGCATAGGCCAGTAGGAGTTCCGACAAAAATTTTGAAAGTTCCAACGGGTTCTCCAAGTCCAAGATTTTTTTCAGTATAGATCCAATTTCAAATGACCCCTTCGGGCCTTGGATCGGATATGTAAAGTAAGACGATTTTGACAAAAGAGCGCCTAACCTTGAAAAAAATAATATCTTTATTTGCAGTTTGCATTTTCTCCCTTCTTCCTTCCACTCTATTCGCAGAACCTTTTACCCTAATTGGAGAAGGCACCCAAATCTCCCCTTTCACAGCAAAGCTTGCTGTTGGAGCGGGACAGGCAGAATACCAGTACGGTCTTGCGGGCAGATCCGAAACTTATAGAGCAGGCTTCGAATACAATCCAAGAAACTTAGGTTTCGAACTTGGTGTAAACCGCAGCGGATATTTCGTTCCTCAAGATCGCTCTACCGAGATGGCCTCCGCAATGATTTTGTCGGCTCCATCCTTCGATAATTTTGGATACTATCTTGCTGCGGCGGCAATGATCGATAAGGTAACCTTCTCCAAAACATTCTTAGATCTGGGACCAACATTCCATTTTCGTCCAGGATCCAAATTCGATCCATACATAGGAGCAGGATTAGGGATCGCAGACATAGGTGCAAAACAATCCACTTTAAGAGCCTACGGTAAACTAGGTGTCCGCATGAACTTCGAACGTAGCTTTGTATTTTTAGAATTGGAAGGAGCTTCTATCAACCGCAATTTCCAAGGAGAAAAGTATATCTATGGAGAAGGTTCCGGAATTTTCGGATTCGGTTATTATTTCGGTTCCTCTTCTTCTTCCGACAATAAGGAGACTTCTCCTATAAAACAGAAAGAAGAAGAGCCGGCGCCTAAACAGGAAGAGACTAAAAAAGAAGAGGTTTCTCCTTCTAAATCGGAAGAAGAGAAAACTCCGGAAGAAAATCGTTAAGATCGATCTAGACTCCTTCTTATTTTTTATAGAATAGTAGCGCAATTTTTCGTTTTACCTCGGCGACGACCTAAAAACAATACGAAGCAAGCAATAAAAGCCTGCTTCGTATGGACATCCTGCAGTTTTCCTATCATTCCATCGGTTATATTTCCGGGACCATCTTTACCGTTTTTCTAATAGTTTCTTTGCTAAAGTTAAAAAGCAAAACAAGACATGCTTTGATCTTGATAGCTTATCTGCTGTTTGTCTTATTCTTGAATTTCGGATTCCTAGTCCGGACTTCTTTCTTTCTACCTTCCTTATCCAAGCCTGCTTGTTTCCTAATCGCGCTATATACTTCCTTTTCCAACTTAGTACTTTTATATTTTATATATTCTTTTTTTGGAATAGACCGTAAAAAAGAATCTAGGGTCGCATTACTTACAATATTCTCAGCGGGGATGTTCGGGTTTTTGTTCTATGTATTGAAGAATATTAACTCGGAAGTATCTTATAATTTCAGCATACAAATGTTCGAATTTCAGGAGCCTGAGTCTACGGCGCCTATGGGTTCCATCCATTTTCTGACATTCATTTGGATCTTGATCGTGCTCCTAAGACAGAATCTTAGTTTAAGAAAAGAGCTTACCCTTGAGTCCGATACTAATTCAAGAATAGAGAAGGAAAGAAGCCTCAGAATGTCCCGTAATTTCGGATTGGCAATCTTACTTCATGCATTTTTCTCTCTTACTTATACTCTTTACGGATTGGGTTATCTTTCTTTTTCCAATTTCCAACTGATATTGACTTCTGCCACAAGCTTACAACTTTTCTTGTATACGGTGCTGTATTTGAATTATTTTCCGGAACCTTCTTCTTTTATGATCAAGATACTGGGAGTTTCCTTAGCAACGGTATTGATCCTTCTTTGTGTGGTTGCTCGGATCAGTTTTGTATTGATCGAAAGTCATTATGACGAAGCAAGAAAAACGGAAATAGAGAATCTAAGAGAAAATCTAAAATTAGGCAGAGGGCATATTCTACCTAAAGATGTATTATATTTAATTTCCAGTTCGGACAAAGGTTACACCACTCGTTCCGATTCTTCGGATGGAAACGATATAGGACCTATCTCAAAAAGAATGTACAGAGTACTATCTCTTCCGGAAAACAAACCTGTGTATATAATCTGGTATACATTTTATTCGGAAGGAAGGATCTACGAAATAGGTTATCCTTACGAATCTTACAGCAAGATGATCCATTCCATCGTTTCGATCATCGCCTTGATCTTAATTTCTTCTTCTATCTTTCTGATCCTTCTGCTTCCCTATCTGATCCGCAAGGGGCTCAGGGATCTGCAAACTGATCGGAAGAAGTTTGAATTGTAATCTTAACCTAGCAGATTTCTCATCTGCTCGGAAATTGAGGCTGCCGCTTTTCGGGCTCCTTCCGCGAAATCAGTGCCGGAAGAAGAAAATATAATACTTCTGGAAGAATTGACCAAGGAATTTTTTCCGCAGACCGAGATCACTTCTTCTAAAGAAGCACCTTGTGCACCGTAGCCTGGGATCAAAAAAATACGATCCGGATGAGCTTTACGAATTTCTAATAATTCCTTTGGATGAGTTGCTCCGACGACCAGTCCCACATTTTTAACCGGGAATTTTTCGCTCAGTGCGGCGACTTCTCTGTATAAAGTCCTGCCTGTTTCGGAGAATGTTTTTTTCTGCAATTCGGATGAATCAGGATTAGATGTCAGACAAAGTAAGAACACCATTTTAGAATCGTCTTCTATAAACGGTTTGATCGTGTCCGATCCCATATAGGGAGAAAGTGTAAGAGAATCCACTCCCAACTCTTTGAAAAAGAACTTAGCGTACTGTCTTGCGGTATTATCCAAGTCTCCCCGTTTTGCGTCTGCAACGATAGGGATCTCAGGATAATTTGTCTTAATATGAGAGATCAGTTTTTCGAACTGTTCAATTCCTTTAGAACCGAACGCTTCGAAGAACGCAATATTCGGTTTATAAGCGACCGCATATTCCGCAGTAGCATCTACTATCTCTCTGGAGAATACGTAAAGTTTGTCAGGAGTTTTTTCTAAGGAAGGAGGGAGCTTAGCAATGTCGGGGTCGATTCCAACGCAAAGAAGGGAGTTTAACTTCTCCCTTCTTTTTACGAATTTGGAATAGAAATCCATTACTTTCTTACGATGTACTCTTGCGCAAATGGAGGAAGAGTAAACGCAGCCTTATGGATCTCGGCAGAGTAGTATTTTAAACCTTTCGGAACTCTTTTAGGATCCGGCTCTACTTTATAAGGATCTGGTCCTTTGGAGCAGTAAGTGAAACCTATAATTCCCGAAGGATAAGTAGGAACCACAGTAAAGTAATATCCGCAGTGATCAAATACCTGAGGAATGAATTGGAATAATTCCTTAATTACTTTTCCGTGATAGTAAAAACTTTCCGCCTGAGTTGTACAGATTCCACCTTGTTTTAAGGAAGCAGCCATAGTCTCATAGAAAGGTCTTTTAAATAGAACTTCTGCAGGACCGACAGGATCGGAAGAATCCACGCAGATCACGTCGAAATATTCCTTATAATCCTGTACGTATTTTGCTCCGTCTTCGTATGCATGAACCACTCTTGGGTCTTTCATTGCATTCGCGATCTCTGGGAAGTATTCGTAACAAACGTCTACAACTCCCTTATCGATCTCACAAAGATGAACTTCTTTTACGGAAGGGTGTTTTAGGATCTCACGAACGGTTCCTCCGTCCCCACCACCGATCACTAGTACTTTTTCAGGATTCGGATGGCTCATCATAGGAACGTGAGCGATCATTTCATGATACGCGAACTCGTCCGCTTCGGTCATCATGACCACTCCGTCCAGAGTGAACATTCTGCCAAAACTTTGGGATTCGAATACGTCTATTTTTTGGAAAGGAGTCTTACGAGAATGTAAGAACTCCTTCACTCTAATCTTGAGAGCCCTTCCGTTAGGTAACTCGAGGGTCTCGTCCAGCCAAAGTTCCAATAGTACCTCTTAGAAGCGGTTTGTTACTGTAAGACGCATTGCGGCGCCTTTGAAAAATTTGCGAGTAAACTCAGCCGCAACTTTAGGATCGTACCCTTTACAAGAGAAGATATCGATATAAGAAGTATTGGTATCGTTCGCAAAATGAGCGGAGATACAAGAAGTCTCGATCAACTGCACCATGGAATAACCAGCCACACGATCGTCTTCTCCGAAGTAAACTACTTGGGTTTCACCGAAACGTTTCATCTCGATCAAATCACATAGTTCCACAACGTATTGTTTAATTGCATCAGCGTCACGAATAAGGGCCGCATCACAGTTTTCCAGATCGATGGAGGTAAGAAGTCCCCAAGCTCCGTCTTTGAAAGGTTCATACACTTTCAATTCAGGATCGGATTCGATCTTGGACTGGATATAAGTAGGGAAATTTCCGTCAAAACGTTTACGGACGATTTCTGCCTCTTCGTTGCGAGCCCATGCGAGTTCAGGGTTTTTCATCGCAGGATGATAAGTGATCTCTTGGCCTGCTTCGATGTCACGAAGTGCAACCAGAGTGATATCTCCCTGAAAACCGCAATTTGCATCCGCTGACTGGCGGATATAATGAACGGAATCAATTCCGTCATCATGCAAAGGAGAAACCAGATAGAAGTCCTTATGGACTCTATGAGGAGATGAAAGTCCGGAAATTCCTGCGAGTTCATTCTTATGAACTGCTTTTCCTCCCCAGACTGCTACAACTTCTCCTGCAGAGATAGTTTCCTTTGTGTAAAGGAAAGCTTCTCCCTTATCAGTGGTTGCGATTTCGATACTATTTCTTAAATAAGAAAAACGATTAACTATTTTAAGTTGGTCTTGGATCTTTAGGCTCATTCTCTGATACCTCTCCTCATTAAAGTCTGAAAATAAGTGAAGTCGACCCTTCCTCCCGGAGAGGGGAACTCGTCTTTATCAATTAGGGTGTTTCCGGCTCTGCCGGAGAGAAGATACTTATTTCCCAACTGGTTTGTGAGGTAGGTCTACGCCAAGTTTCAACAAACCGCGCTTCATTTCCACTACGGAGATGCTCTTTGAGCCGAAGCGTTCCTTGAGATATTCCAGAGCTGCCTGATTATCGATTAAGTCTCCGCAAGTGAAGACGTCGATAGCACAATAACCGTATTCTGGCCAGGTATGTATAGCGAAATGGGATTCGCTCACGACAACCACACCGCTCACACCAAAAGGGCTAAATCTATGAAAAACAGATTTAACTGTGGTGGCACCGGAGAGGTCGACTGCCTTCAACATGATATCTTCTACCAATTCGTGATTGTTGATGGTCTCGTAATCACACTCATAAAATTCTGCAATTACGTGCTTTCCCAATGCGTTCATCTACTGCCTGACACCTCCGAACCGATTTTGGTTTAGTAACCGAGCATGCGTATGACTATGTTTTTTTGTCAACTCTCTACGTAAATTTATATTTATTTTTTCTGCGTAGCTTTTTCTAAGATCGGAAGATCCTAAAAACATATTACATTAGAATTTTCTGACGAGTCTTGTCTTCGAATTATACAAGGAGCATCATCATCAAAAATACACGATTTCAAAAATGGGTCCTTTTGAGCTTTTTCGGGCTTTTTTGGGTTATTTTAGGTACGCTGATTTATACAAACAGAGAGAAGTTTAGCTTCTGGAAAACTTCTTCTTTTGTTTTTCATTCCAAACGTGAAGCGATCTCTAACGCGGAGAAGAATGAAAAAAAAGGGATCGTACTTATCTTAACTCCTAGGTCTTGCGGCGACTGTGGCGTAAGTACCACACTCCTAGAGGAATTAGATTCTTTAGGCTGGAGTATTGTAAGGTTGGAAGAAGAAGATCCAGATTACGAAACCGTTCTCTCCGACGATCGATTCTCCGAAATACTGCCAGCGATACAGGAATCTAAACCTGCTTGGGGAGTTTTCAATTTGGGAGAAGAGCTTTTGATTACAAAGCCCGGATTACCAAGCAAATCGGATCTAGAAACGATTTTGTAATAGAGAAGAAGCCAGTGAGGCTTCTTCCTTAATTCAATCTGACTTTTTCAGGAATTCGGAGATGGAGTTCTTGTCCTTCTCCAAAGAATGTCTATGGATCTCTTCGATCACTGTTTCGATCACAGAGCCCATTAAGAATACTCCGGAGCTTACTTTAACGTCGTAACTTCTCTCCGATTCGCCTGGCCCGATCTCCTTGTATACGGAGAATCCCTTGATGGTGACGATGGAATCATTTCCTGGAGGAGCGATCGTAAATTCGTGGGTATTTGTAGAGATATCGAATACGGAATCTTCCAAGAGAGAAGGATCTGAAAGAAGTGCAGCAAGCACCTTTGGCAGGGATTCGGCTAACTTTACCTTTCTTTTTTGGTAAACTTTGTTTCCCTCTTTTCTTTCCTCCAATAATTCCACGTTTTTCAATTCGGGGAATTTATCTAAATATTTGTATCTATCTTCTCTCGCTCTGAGTAGATCTTGGAGGGGAACTGGGAAAGTTTGTACTACTTTATATTGTTTCATCCGGGGTTCCTGAGGAATTTGATTAGCCGTTTCTCGGGCAGTCTGTTTGTATTTCCCCGCTCGGGAAACCCTTTTTTCCTCTCGGTCGAAAGGAAAAATCCGAATGACAGACAGGCCGTAAAAGAGGCTCATGACTGGAGAT comes from Leptospira johnsonii and encodes:
- a CDS encoding DUF2505 family protein, which translates into the protein MKQYKVVQTFPVPLQDLLRAREDRYKYLDKFPELKNVELLEERKEGNKVYQKRKVKLAESLPKVLAALLSDPSLLEDSVFDISTNTHEFTIAPPGNDSIVTIKGFSVYKEIGPGESERSYDVKVSSGVFLMGSVIETVIEEIHRHSLEKDKNSISEFLKKSD
- the pyrF gene encoding orotidine-5'-phosphate decarboxylase; protein product: MDFYSKFVKRREKLNSLLCVGIDPDIAKLPPSLEKTPDKLYVFSREIVDATAEYAVAYKPNIAFFEAFGSKGIEQFEKLISHIKTNYPEIPIVADAKRGDLDNTARQYAKFFFKELGVDSLTLSPYMGSDTIKPFIEDDSKMVFLLCLTSNPDSSELQKKTFSETGRTLYREVAALSEKFPVKNVGLVVGATHPKELLEIRKAHPDRIFLIPGYGAQGASLEEVISVCGKNSLVNSSRSIIFSSSGTDFAEGARKAAASISEQMRNLLG
- a CDS encoding YqaA family protein, with protein sequence MELSKFLSELLLAYAGPGLTLISFGAATLLPFSSEAALMGAIWSGLSPGEAVFWASIGNCAACAFNYSLGYWFGKKIEARISESKTYSGWAERMSRWGYWALGFSFLPFVGDPITVLSGFFRQKFWIFALVVFSLRVLRYLALAYGFGL
- a CDS encoding S-adenosylmethionine decarboxylase, whose protein sequence is MSLKIQDQLKIVNRFSYLRNSIEIATTDKGEAFLYTKETISAGEVVAVWGGKAVHKNELAGISGLSSPHRVHKDFYLVSPLHDDGIDSVHYIRQSADANCGFQGDITLVALRDIEAGQEITYHPAMKNPELAWARNEEAEIVRKRFDGNFPTYIQSKIESDPELKVYEPFKDGAWGLLTSIDLENCDAALIRDADAIKQYVVELCDLIEMKRFGETQVVYFGEDDRVAGYSMVQLIETSCISAHFANDTNTSYIDIFSCKGYDPKVAAEFTRKFFKGAAMRLTVTNRF
- the speD gene encoding adenosylmethionine decarboxylase, whose protein sequence is MNALGKHVIAEFYECDYETINNHELVEDIMLKAVDLSGATTVKSVFHRFSPFGVSGVVVVSESHFAIHTWPEYGYCAIDVFTCGDLIDNQAALEYLKERFGSKSISVVEMKRGLLKLGVDLPHKPVGK
- the speE gene encoding polyamine aminopropyltransferase, coding for MELWLDETLELPNGRALKIRVKEFLHSRKTPFQKIDVFESQSFGRMFTLDGVVMMTEADEFAYHEMIAHVPMMSHPNPEKVLVIGGGDGGTVREILKHPSVKEVHLCEIDKGVVDVCYEYFPEIANAMKDPRVVHAYEDGAKYVQDYKEYFDVICVDSSDPVGPAEVLFKRPFYETMAASLKQGGICTTQAESFYYHGKVIKELFQFIPQVFDHCGYYFTVVPTYPSGIIGFTYCSKGPDPYKVEPDPKRVPKGLKYYSAEIHKAAFTLPPFAQEYIVRK
- a CDS encoding HAMP domain-containing protein, producing the protein MDILQFSYHSIGYISGTIFTVFLIVSLLKLKSKTRHALILIAYLLFVLFLNFGFLVRTSFFLPSLSKPACFLIALYTSFSNLVLLYFIYSFFGIDRKKESRVALLTIFSAGMFGFLFYVLKNINSEVSYNFSIQMFEFQEPESTAPMGSIHFLTFIWILIVLLRQNLSLRKELTLESDTNSRIEKERSLRMSRNFGLAILLHAFFSLTYTLYGLGYLSFSNFQLILTSATSLQLFLYTVLYLNYFPEPSSFMIKILGVSLATVLILLCVVARISFVLIESHYDEARKTEIENLRENLKLGRGHILPKDVLYLISSSDKGYTTRSDSSDGNDIGPISKRMYRVLSLPENKPVYIIWYTFYSEGRIYEIGYPYESYSKMIHSIVSIIALILISSSIFLILLLPYLIRKGLRDLQTDRKKFEL